Proteins from a genomic interval of Paenibacillus lentus:
- a CDS encoding beta-glucoside-specific PTS transporter subunit IIABC, whose product MSYEKLAKEIIQGVGGEKNVVSLVHCATRLRFVLKDNAKADKAKLEKTVGIITVKESGGQFQVVIGNTVPEVYSAIGDISGILKDSSKAEEKPQARRFGLGSLIDVISSIFAPLLGVMAGAGILKGLLLIAENFNWLEKTEPTYIILFAAADSLFYFLPVLLAVTTARKFGGNVFTAVTIAGALLYPSITALKDTEGPIDFFGIPVVMMSYSSTVIPIILSVIIMSKLEKLCNRYIHESVKNFITPLISLVIMLPLTLIVFGPFGVYVGNGIADALLAVFAFSPLLAGAILGAGWQLLVIFGVHWGLVPVFINNVAVYGKDSIKPPATASVFAQTGAALGVMLKTKNKKLKTLAGSATLSALFGITEPAVYGVTLPLKRPFIAGVIGGGVGGAIIGQAGTQAFASGAPGLLTLPIFYGPGGQGFPGLILGITTSFILSAVLTYILGFKDPVEEEEKGQEIVKSVIAPSGDRTADKLSVTALSPISGTIVSLEDVPDPAFSSEAMGKGIAIEPDSGRVVAPFDGTVTVAFKKKHALAVVSDEGAEILIHVGIDTVKLNGEFFSTHIQEGDRVKAGQLLLEFDLEQIRAAGYHTVTPVIVTNTLDYSDVLPLQNRQIREQEELMHIVAK is encoded by the coding sequence ATGAGTTATGAGAAATTAGCAAAAGAAATTATCCAAGGCGTTGGCGGCGAGAAGAATGTGGTCTCTCTTGTCCATTGCGCAACCCGTCTGCGGTTTGTTCTGAAGGACAATGCCAAAGCGGATAAAGCAAAACTTGAGAAAACCGTCGGTATTATAACGGTGAAGGAGAGCGGAGGTCAGTTTCAGGTTGTCATTGGCAATACCGTTCCAGAGGTGTATAGTGCGATCGGAGATATCTCCGGCATTTTGAAGGATTCGTCGAAGGCGGAAGAAAAGCCGCAAGCCAGAAGGTTTGGGTTAGGGAGCCTGATCGACGTTATTTCCAGTATTTTTGCTCCTCTGCTAGGCGTTATGGCGGGAGCCGGTATCCTGAAGGGCCTGCTTCTTATTGCTGAAAATTTCAATTGGCTGGAAAAGACGGAACCAACGTATATCATACTGTTTGCAGCAGCGGATAGCTTATTCTACTTCCTGCCTGTACTGCTGGCCGTTACAACAGCAAGAAAGTTCGGGGGAAATGTGTTTACGGCCGTGACGATCGCTGGAGCGCTTTTGTATCCATCAATCACAGCATTAAAAGATACGGAAGGACCAATTGATTTTTTTGGTATTCCTGTCGTTATGATGAGTTATTCGTCAACGGTTATTCCGATTATTCTATCAGTTATCATTATGAGTAAATTGGAGAAGCTTTGTAATCGATATATTCACGAAAGCGTCAAAAATTTTATTACGCCATTAATCTCTCTAGTTATCATGTTACCGCTTACCTTGATTGTGTTTGGACCATTCGGCGTCTATGTTGGTAACGGCATTGCAGATGCCTTGCTTGCCGTATTTGCTTTCAGTCCGCTTCTTGCAGGAGCAATCCTTGGCGCAGGCTGGCAGCTGCTCGTTATCTTCGGGGTTCACTGGGGACTTGTGCCGGTGTTCATTAATAATGTCGCGGTCTACGGCAAAGACAGTATTAAGCCACCGGCAACGGCTTCGGTATTTGCACAAACGGGTGCGGCTCTCGGTGTTATGTTAAAAACAAAGAATAAAAAGCTGAAAACTTTGGCTGGTTCAGCCACACTCTCCGCATTGTTCGGAATCACCGAACCAGCGGTTTATGGAGTAACTCTGCCGTTGAAACGACCGTTTATCGCGGGCGTCATTGGTGGGGGCGTAGGCGGAGCGATCATCGGCCAGGCGGGTACGCAGGCATTTGCATCGGGCGCCCCAGGACTTTTGACTTTACCTATTTTTTACGGACCTGGTGGTCAAGGTTTTCCAGGACTTATTTTAGGAATTACGACATCCTTTATTCTTTCAGCTGTGCTAACTTATATTTTGGGCTTTAAAGATCCTGTTGAGGAGGAAGAGAAGGGGCAAGAAATAGTTAAGTCGGTGATCGCTCCTTCTGGTGATAGAACTGCTGATAAATTAAGTGTCACTGCATTAAGTCCTATTAGCGGTACTATAGTTTCTTTGGAGGATGTGCCGGATCCAGCATTTTCTTCCGAAGCGATGGGCAAGGGAATCGCGATTGAGCCAGATTCTGGACGAGTCGTAGCTCCTTTTGATGGGACGGTAACGGTCGCGTTTAAGAAGAAGCATGCTCTAGCTGTAGTGTCGGATGAAGGCGCGGAGATTTTGATTCATGTCGGAATCGATACGGTCAAGCTGAATGGCGAATTCTTCAGCACTCATATACAAGAAGGGGATCGCGTAAAAGCAGGACAGTTGCTTCTCGAATTTGATCTAGAACAGATCCGGGCGGCAGGCTACCATACAGTTACACCGGTGATCGTTACGAACACACTGGACTACAGTGATGTGCTCCCACTCCAGAACAGGCAAATTCGTGAACAGGAGGAGCTCATGCATATTGTTGCAAAATAA
- a CDS encoding 6-phospho-beta-glucosidase — protein MYNSAFPENFLWGGAIAANQAEGGYLDDGKGLTLVDLLPTGDKRREIMKGNVPSFTPLADEFYPSHEAIDFYHRYKEDIALFTEMGFKALRVSISWARIYPTGEDAVPNEAGLQFYDDLFDELLKNNIQPVVTLAHFDVPVALIEKYGSWRNRKLVNLFETYAKTVLERYKDKVKYWLTFNEINMLLHLPFLGAGLVFKEGDNVMQIKYQAAHHQLVASALAVKACHELIPDAVIGCMLAAGSFYPFTCNPEDVFQGMEKDRESYFFIDVQSRGEYPGYAKRFFRDHGLNIEMEPGDADILKKHTVDYIGFSYYSSRTTSTDPEVTKNMTSGNVFGSVANPYLAKSEWGWTIDPKGFRITANQLYDRYQKPLFVVENGLGAVDEVTPEGEVLDDYRIDYLKRHIAEMNEAIQDGVEIIGYTSWGPIDIVSASSGEMKKRYGYIYVDRDNEGKGTLRRIRKKSFEWYKQVIQSNGGNLGD, from the coding sequence ATGTACAATTCTGCTTTTCCGGAAAATTTCCTATGGGGTGGGGCGATCGCGGCGAATCAGGCCGAGGGAGGCTACCTTGATGATGGCAAAGGACTAACCTTGGTTGATTTGCTCCCAACGGGCGATAAGCGAAGAGAGATTATGAAAGGCAATGTTCCGTCTTTCACGCCATTGGCGGACGAGTTCTATCCTTCTCATGAGGCGATCGACTTTTATCACCGCTACAAGGAGGATATCGCGTTGTTCACCGAGATGGGCTTTAAGGCGTTGCGCGTCTCGATATCCTGGGCTCGTATTTATCCGACAGGAGAAGATGCTGTTCCGAATGAGGCGGGACTACAATTTTATGATGACCTGTTCGATGAGCTGCTGAAGAATAACATTCAGCCAGTAGTGACTCTGGCTCATTTCGACGTGCCTGTTGCTTTAATTGAGAAATACGGAAGCTGGCGAAACCGCAAGCTGGTCAACTTGTTCGAAACGTATGCCAAAACCGTTTTGGAGCGCTATAAGGACAAGGTAAAATATTGGTTGACCTTTAATGAAATCAATATGCTGCTTCACCTTCCATTCTTAGGAGCGGGCCTAGTTTTCAAAGAAGGCGACAATGTCATGCAAATTAAATACCAAGCGGCTCATCATCAGCTTGTCGCAAGCGCATTGGCTGTCAAAGCATGTCATGAGCTGATTCCGGATGCAGTTATCGGCTGCATGCTGGCTGCGGGAAGTTTCTACCCGTTTACCTGCAACCCGGAAGACGTATTTCAAGGTATGGAAAAAGATCGCGAGTCTTATTTTTTCATCGATGTGCAATCGCGGGGCGAATACCCAGGATATGCGAAACGGTTTTTCCGGGATCATGGGCTCAACATTGAGATGGAGCCTGGCGATGCTGATATATTGAAGAAACATACCGTTGATTACATCGGGTTCAGTTACTATTCCAGCCGGACGACAAGCACGGATCCAGAAGTGACAAAAAACATGACCAGCGGTAACGTGTTCGGCTCTGTTGCCAATCCTTATTTGGCCAAGTCGGAATGGGGCTGGACTATCGACCCTAAAGGCTTTCGAATTACTGCCAATCAGCTCTATGACCGCTATCAGAAACCCTTGTTCGTCGTGGAGAACGGTTTGGGTGCGGTCGATGAGGTAACACCCGAAGGAGAAGTTCTGGATGATTACCGTATCGATTATTTGAAGAGACATATTGCCGAAATGAACGAAGCGATCCAAGATGGTGTGGAAATTATCGGTTATACGAGCTGGGGCCCCATCGACATCGTCAGTGCATCTTCTGGTGAAATGAAAAAACGCTACGGTTATATTTACGTGGATCGTGACAATGAAGGGAAGGGGACTTTGCGGCGTATTAGGAAAAAAAGCTTCGAATGGTACAAGCAGGTTATTCAATCTAACGGTGGGAATTTAGGTGACTAA
- a CDS encoding glycoside hydrolase family 2 TIM barrel-domain containing protein translates to MNKKTLFNDGWKFAKSGLETKDAVGLSFQPVDIPHDWLIYNTLDLYENSIGWYRKKFDFFQEGKQILLSFEGVYMDSYVYVNDQLVGEWKYGYSSFEHEITNYLIEGENEILVKVVHQSPNSRWYSGAGIYRNVWLKERDRNHIVTDGVYISTKQIEQGWEIEIDSELSINKAVYVSHAILDQDEIIAETSDTVTATDAPTTVNCQKLIVQQPKLWSTDEPNLYKLITCLQIVGPGQGNDQREEPAEVIEIVFHNIGFRSVHLNSDLGFFLNGKKMKLNGVCEHHDLGALGAAFNKTALRRRLTILKEMGANAIRTAHNMPAKELMDLADEMGMLVISEAFDMWERSKTTFDYARFFKEWAQRDVKSWVMRDRNHPSLLMWSIGNEIYDTHADERGQEVTRMLMDAVLEFDPKQNARVTIGSNYMPWENAQKCADIVKVAGYNYAEKYYEQHHREHPDWIIYGSETASVVQSRGIYHFPFEQSILSDDDEQCSALGNSSTSWGAKSAEACILAERDTPYSLGQFIWTGFDYIGEPTPYHTKNSYFGQIDTATFPKDSYYIYQSAWTDYKVKPMVHVLPYWDFNPGQMIDVRVCSNAPRIELQFNGETVGIHDLDHAHGTELVGWWKVPYAPGELKAIAYDEAGQIIATDIRCSFRDAKKIKLNADKDQLIANGTDLIFVEITLEDEDGNAVENANNRVQVKVMGAGRLLGLDNGDSTDYDPYKGRSRRLFSGKLMAIIGSTLEPGALHIKVTSRGLESAEAQFESLSVEGSVLLGVSASTENQKLPCIMGNREEIPLRKIELLSEAGQQFNPARRKMVVKARFHPPNASYQEVEWAVVNDAGIESNIAKVEANGQEARITALGDGEFRLRCMSKNGTDSIKQISQLEFTAEGLGAAYKDPYKFISAGLYDYSKGEVGNGNERGIATSRDGETHVGFREIDFGPYGSDTITIPIFALSGEEYPLEIWEGMPGEEESLLLADVIYQKETRWNVYQEETYLLSKRLRGVTSICFVLRQKLHIKGFSFVLKNRAFEQNIAAHSDRIYGDTYTIRENSVEGIGNNVSLVFEQMDFGSEGVSKLIISGRSSIDKNTIHVRFASEEGETSQLVEFTQTDGYEGRQFALEKIKGMQKVTFIFLPGSNFDFGWFRFEK, encoded by the coding sequence ATGAATAAGAAGACATTGTTTAATGATGGATGGAAGTTTGCAAAAAGTGGTCTAGAGACGAAAGATGCTGTAGGTCTTTCTTTCCAACCTGTCGATATCCCCCATGATTGGCTGATCTACAATACGCTAGATCTATATGAAAACAGTATTGGCTGGTATCGTAAGAAATTTGACTTTTTCCAGGAAGGCAAACAGATTTTGCTAAGCTTTGAAGGAGTATATATGGATTCTTACGTTTATGTTAATGACCAACTTGTAGGTGAATGGAAATATGGGTATTCCTCATTTGAGCATGAGATTACGAATTATCTGATTGAGGGAGAGAATGAAATCCTTGTGAAGGTTGTGCACCAAAGCCCTAATAGCAGATGGTATTCAGGCGCAGGCATTTATCGTAACGTATGGCTCAAGGAGAGAGACCGAAATCATATTGTGACCGATGGCGTCTATATTTCGACGAAACAAATAGAACAAGGCTGGGAGATCGAGATCGACTCCGAGTTGAGCATTAACAAGGCGGTATACGTTTCCCATGCGATTCTGGATCAGGATGAGATTATCGCTGAAACATCAGACACAGTAACCGCTACCGACGCACCTACGACCGTAAATTGTCAAAAGTTGATCGTCCAGCAGCCTAAGCTTTGGAGCACTGATGAACCGAATCTTTACAAGCTCATTACTTGTCTGCAGATAGTTGGGCCGGGGCAAGGGAATGATCAACGGGAAGAGCCGGCCGAAGTAATTGAAATCGTTTTCCATAATATTGGATTTAGAAGTGTCCACCTCAATTCTGATCTTGGATTCTTTCTCAATGGGAAAAAGATGAAATTAAACGGGGTCTGCGAACATCATGATTTAGGAGCGCTCGGTGCTGCTTTTAATAAAACTGCATTGCGAAGAAGGCTTACCATTTTGAAGGAGATGGGAGCAAATGCGATACGTACAGCTCATAATATGCCTGCCAAAGAGCTGATGGACTTGGCGGACGAGATGGGGATGCTCGTCATTTCGGAAGCATTTGATATGTGGGAAAGATCGAAGACTACATTTGATTATGCAAGGTTTTTTAAGGAATGGGCACAACGTGATGTAAAAAGCTGGGTCATGCGGGACCGCAACCACCCGAGTCTGCTGATGTGGAGTATTGGAAATGAGATTTATGATACCCATGCCGATGAGCGAGGACAGGAAGTTACCCGAATGCTCATGGATGCCGTCCTGGAATTTGATCCGAAGCAGAATGCGAGAGTAACGATCGGTTCGAACTACATGCCTTGGGAGAATGCGCAGAAATGTGCGGATATCGTCAAAGTAGCAGGCTATAATTATGCGGAAAAATATTATGAGCAGCACCATAGGGAACATCCGGACTGGATCATTTATGGTAGCGAGACAGCCTCTGTTGTACAGAGCAGAGGTATTTATCATTTCCCCTTCGAACAATCCATTCTCTCCGATGATGATGAGCAGTGCTCAGCCCTTGGCAATAGTTCTACAAGCTGGGGCGCTAAATCTGCGGAGGCATGCATTTTGGCGGAACGGGACACCCCTTACTCACTGGGGCAATTTATATGGACGGGGTTTGACTATATCGGTGAGCCGACCCCGTACCATACAAAGAACTCGTATTTTGGGCAAATTGATACGGCTACATTTCCGAAAGATTCATACTATATTTATCAATCTGCCTGGACGGACTATAAGGTCAAGCCAATGGTGCATGTTCTGCCTTATTGGGATTTCAATCCCGGTCAAATGATCGATGTCCGAGTCTGCTCGAATGCGCCGAGAATCGAATTGCAGTTCAATGGGGAGACGGTAGGCATACATGATCTTGATCATGCGCATGGAACCGAGCTTGTCGGCTGGTGGAAAGTTCCTTATGCGCCAGGTGAACTGAAGGCAATCGCATATGACGAGGCTGGTCAAATCATTGCCACGGATATAAGATGCTCCTTCAGGGATGCGAAGAAGATTAAATTAAATGCAGACAAGGATCAGCTAATAGCCAATGGCACAGATCTTATTTTTGTAGAAATTACACTGGAAGATGAGGATGGGAATGCAGTAGAGAATGCTAATAACAGGGTACAGGTCAAGGTTATGGGAGCCGGGCGGCTGCTTGGCCTTGATAATGGGGACAGTACCGATTACGATCCGTACAAGGGCCGGAGTAGAAGGCTGTTTAGCGGCAAGCTGATGGCAATTATCGGTTCCACTTTAGAGCCTGGAGCGTTGCATATTAAAGTGACTTCCCGAGGTTTAGAAAGCGCAGAAGCGCAGTTTGAATCTCTCTCCGTGGAAGGATCTGTGCTCCTGGGAGTATCCGCGAGTACAGAGAATCAAAAGTTGCCGTGCATCATGGGGAATAGGGAGGAGATTCCGCTCCGCAAGATCGAATTGCTTAGCGAAGCTGGTCAACAATTTAATCCGGCGAGAAGGAAAATGGTCGTTAAGGCGAGATTCCATCCGCCAAATGCGTCCTATCAGGAGGTCGAATGGGCCGTCGTGAACGACGCGGGAATCGAATCGAACATTGCCAAAGTTGAAGCCAATGGTCAAGAAGCAAGGATTACAGCCCTAGGAGATGGGGAATTCCGGTTACGCTGCATGAGCAAGAACGGAACAGATTCAATTAAACAGATATCCCAATTGGAGTTTACAGCTGAGGGCCTAGGCGCTGCTTATAAGGATCCGTATAAATTTATTTCAGCGGGGTTATACGACTACAGTAAAGGTGAAGTTGGCAACGGGAACGAAAGGGGTATAGCTACAAGCAGGGACGGTGAAACTCACGTCGGATTCAGAGAGATTGATTTTGGCCCTTACGGCTCCGACACGATCACCATTCCGATATTTGCCTTATCCGGCGAAGAGTATCCGTTGGAAATCTGGGAAGGGATGCCAGGAGAGGAAGAAAGCTTACTGCTGGCCGATGTCATTTATCAGAAAGAGACAAGGTGGAATGTCTATCAGGAGGAGACGTACCTTTTGTCCAAAAGGCTGCGCGGCGTGACTTCGATTTGCTTCGTCTTACGGCAGAAGCTGCACATCAAAGGATTTTCCTTTGTGCTGAAGAACAGAGCCTTTGAGCAGAATATTGCTGCTCATAGCGACCGGATCTACGGTGATACGTATACGATAAGGGAAAATAGTGTCGAAGGAATCGGCAACAACGTGTCCCTCGTATTCGAGCAGATGGATTTTGGAAGTGAGGGGGTGAGCAAGCTCATCATTTCCGGTCGTTCATCGATCGACAAGAATACGATCCATGTCCGGTTTGCCTCTGAAGAGGGAGAAACCAGTCAGCTCGTCGAGTTTACGCAGACCGATGGGTATGAGGGACGTCAATTCGCTCTTGAGAAGATAAAAGGGATGCAGAAAGTAACTTTCATTTTTTTACCGGGAAGTAATTTCGATTTTGGCTGGTTTCGGTTTGAGAAATAA
- the treR gene encoding trehalose operon repressor, which translates to MKNNIYLNLYKDYAEQIDTGVLPPGSKLPSENELAATYQISRETVRKGLNLLAQNGYINKIKGKGSFVLDTGRLKFPISGLVSYKELSERLGKKSRTIVHATERVRAGNDIAKELRIEADQPIWKVIRSREIDGERIILDIDYLLAEVVPELTKEIAADSIYQYLEQELLLKISYAEKVICVERATDLDHQYMELKDDTHVVVVRGYVHLEDTTLFQYTESRHRLDKFQFVDFARRISVTET; encoded by the coding sequence ATGAAGAATAATATATATTTGAATCTCTACAAGGATTACGCTGAACAAATCGATACAGGAGTATTACCGCCAGGAAGCAAGTTGCCTTCAGAAAATGAGTTGGCCGCAACTTACCAGATATCGAGAGAAACCGTGCGTAAGGGGCTAAATCTGCTGGCTCAGAACGGTTATATCAATAAAATTAAAGGAAAGGGTTCTTTCGTTCTGGATACCGGCAGGCTTAAATTTCCGATATCCGGTCTGGTTAGCTATAAAGAGCTGTCCGAGCGACTGGGCAAGAAGAGCCGGACCATCGTCCATGCTACCGAACGCGTTCGGGCTGGCAATGATATTGCAAAGGAATTGCGGATCGAAGCAGATCAGCCGATCTGGAAAGTAATTCGCTCCAGAGAAATCGACGGGGAGCGCATCATTCTGGATATCGATTATTTGCTTGCCGAAGTCGTGCCAGAGCTGACGAAGGAAATTGCCGCAGATTCCATTTATCAATATCTTGAACAAGAGCTGTTGCTGAAGATCAGCTACGCAGAGAAAGTGATATGCGTGGAAAGAGCTACAGACTTGGACCATCAGTACATGGAATTAAAAGATGATACGCATGTGGTTGTCGTTCGGGGGTATGTTCACCTGGAGGATACGACGCTTTTTCAATATACGGAGTCGAGACATCGGCTGGACAAGTTCCAATTTGTTGATTTTGCAAGAAGAATTTCTGTGACAGAGACATAG
- the treP gene encoding PTS system trehalose-specific EIIBC component yields the protein MANIDRKNVERIIEAVGGKDNIEAATHCVTRLRFALADESKVDSKALDENELVKGQFFTQGQFQVVIGPGLVDQVYNEMIHLTGGARSSKDDVKTLASKKQNPLQRAIKTLADIFIPILPAIVMAGLLLGINNILTGPDIFYPGQSLIEVHPEWADVASIINLIASTAFTFLPVLIGWSAVRQFGGSPLLGIVLGLILVNPDLMSAYQYADAKLAGTVPVWNLFGFEVEKIGYQGQVLPVLVSAYILAKIEKLLNKRVHDSIKLLVVAPVALLVTGFLAFIVVGPVTFAIGNVLTSGLVSIFESFTALGGLIYGGLYSLLVITGMHHTFLAVDIQLIGSQGGTFLWPMLALANIAQGAAALAMMFIAKEQKAKGLAVTSSISAFLGVTEPAIFGVNVRHRYPFIFGMIGSGIAGVLLALNNVLASSIGVGGIPGFLSIFPNQWGVFFLGIAIVLVIPFTGTLLYGRYQVSRQSSQQVHSSSDGMVAKPQTETNATINRIANENNNNSNQRMIEIAAPISGQIVPLSEVPDPAFAEKQMGQGIAIKPSEGKVYAPFDGTVAHLIKSKHALILTDVHGIQILIHVGINTVSLKGEGFTSYVETGSSISKGQLLLEFDQERIEQAGLPMITPIIVPDGQKGIQVAKEYEGAAIQNKEPVLRVSLSLES from the coding sequence ATGGCAAACATAGATCGCAAAAATGTAGAGCGGATCATTGAGGCCGTTGGCGGTAAAGATAATATTGAAGCCGCTACGCATTGCGTAACCAGATTACGATTTGCCCTTGCGGATGAAAGTAAGGTTGATTCCAAGGCTTTGGATGAAAATGAGCTCGTAAAAGGACAGTTCTTCACCCAAGGCCAATTTCAAGTTGTGATCGGGCCCGGGCTCGTTGATCAAGTCTACAATGAGATGATTCATCTTACCGGTGGGGCTCGGTCGTCCAAGGATGATGTAAAAACGCTCGCGAGTAAGAAACAGAACCCGTTGCAACGAGCAATTAAGACGCTTGCCGACATATTCATTCCGATTTTGCCCGCCATCGTGATGGCAGGTCTGCTTCTTGGAATTAATAATATATTGACTGGGCCAGATATTTTTTACCCAGGTCAATCTTTAATTGAAGTGCATCCAGAGTGGGCAGACGTAGCTTCGATTATTAATCTGATTGCAAGTACGGCCTTTACTTTTCTGCCGGTGCTGATCGGGTGGTCAGCGGTTCGGCAATTTGGTGGAAGTCCGCTGCTAGGTATCGTATTAGGTTTGATTCTCGTCAATCCGGATCTCATGAGCGCCTATCAATATGCCGATGCCAAGCTGGCAGGTACTGTTCCGGTGTGGAATCTGTTCGGATTTGAAGTGGAGAAAATCGGTTATCAGGGCCAGGTATTGCCAGTGCTTGTCTCGGCTTATATATTAGCGAAGATAGAGAAGCTGTTGAACAAGCGAGTGCATGATTCCATTAAGCTGCTTGTTGTGGCACCTGTAGCCTTGCTGGTTACCGGATTCCTTGCATTTATCGTCGTGGGTCCGGTCACTTTTGCCATAGGTAACGTCCTTACTTCAGGCTTGGTCAGCATTTTTGAATCCTTTACGGCATTAGGAGGTCTTATCTATGGTGGCCTATACTCCTTGCTTGTTATTACAGGAATGCATCACACTTTCCTAGCCGTTGATATTCAACTGATTGGCAGTCAAGGCGGGACATTTCTGTGGCCGATGCTGGCCTTAGCCAATATTGCGCAGGGTGCGGCAGCCCTGGCTATGATGTTTATTGCCAAAGAACAAAAAGCTAAGGGATTAGCAGTAACTTCATCGATCTCGGCCTTCTTAGGTGTTACCGAGCCAGCAATATTCGGCGTGAATGTCCGTCACAGATATCCGTTTATCTTTGGAATGATTGGTTCTGGAATTGCGGGGGTATTGTTAGCTCTAAATAATGTACTTGCGTCTTCGATTGGCGTAGGCGGCATTCCTGGTTTCTTATCGATCTTTCCGAACCAATGGGGAGTCTTCTTCTTAGGAATAGCCATTGTGCTTGTAATCCCCTTCACAGGGACGCTGTTGTACGGTAGATATCAGGTATCCAGACAATCCAGTCAACAGGTGCATAGCAGTTCGGACGGCATGGTGGCGAAACCACAAACAGAAACGAATGCAACTATAAACCGCATTGCAAATGAGAACAATAATAACTCCAATCAGCGAATGATAGAAATCGCAGCTCCAATCAGTGGACAAATTGTACCGTTGTCTGAAGTTCCTGACCCAGCTTTTGCGGAGAAACAAATGGGTCAAGGCATTGCCATTAAACCATCCGAAGGTAAGGTTTATGCTCCTTTTGACGGAACAGTTGCGCATTTGATTAAGAGCAAGCATGCTTTGATTCTTACGGATGTACACGGTATTCAAATATTGATTCATGTCGGCATTAACACCGTTTCCTTGAAAGGAGAAGGATTCACTTCATATGTAGAGACTGGGTCGAGCATTTCGAAAGGACAGCTGCTGCTGGAGTTCGATCAAGAGCGTATTGAACAAGCTGGACTTCCGATGATTACCCCGATTATTGTACCAGACGGCCAGAAAGGGATTCAGGTGGCTAAGGAATATGAAGGAGCAGCGATTCAAAACAAAGAACCGGTGCTTCGCGTTTCGCTTTCTTTGGAGTCCTGA